The window GCGGCAAGAGTTTTGCCGTCATCACTGAGAATTACATCAACTTTAATTCCCGCCTGGGCTACCATTTTGCTCTCGTGGATGCTTATCTCTCCGAAGAGCAGAACGACAACTATATCAGTTTCCAGTTTAAAGGCGGGGCCGCCGCCCCGGAGCGCCGGGAACGCCGGGCCCGTCTGCTTAGTAAGATTCTGGAAGAGTTGGGGTTCAAAGTTCAGGTCAAGGGAGATGTGGTTCAGGGACGGTTGGTCAAATATTCCTTACTGGAAACCGATGAAACCCTGGAGATGGTGGGACTGTTGATGACCTTTGCTCGCCAATTGGATCTAGCTCTGGCTTCCGACGCGGTTATGGACCGGTTTCTAGTGGCTTTCAGAGAAGGAGACTACAGCCTGAGCTTCCTCCATCAGGATCAAGCCTCCTCTTCGCCCTGAGGATCAAGAAAAAATTCGGCCAGCTCCGGAAATAGATTGACCTGACGAGGGCTGATTCATTGCGCCCTTCTGAATTAGCCTAACCCAAGTTTACCATTACCTGAAAAATAAGTGTGTTATTT is drawn from Deltaproteobacteria bacterium and contains these coding sequences:
- a CDS encoding phosphoenolpyruvate synthase, encoding GKSFAVITENYINFNSRLGYHFALVDAYLSEEQNDNYISFQFKGGAAAPERRERRARLLSKILEELGFKVQVKGDVVQGRLVKYSLLETDETLEMVGLLMTFARQLDLALASDAVMDRFLVAFREGDYSLSFLHQDQASSSP